The Primulina huaijiensis isolate GDHJ02 chromosome 18, ASM1229523v2, whole genome shotgun sequence DNA window ATGCAGCACCAGTTAGAGAACGCCAGCATCTATCAAGGGTACCTCTACCAAGAGAACAGTTGCACCTGCACCCAGCTAGGGATCACCCTAACCTTCCACCCCCAGTACTTCCTGAGAAAACTGACCCACCAATTGTAACTTTAGATGATCTTTTCCGGAAAACTATTTCAACCCCTCGTATCTACTACTTGCCATTGTCTGATGAACAAGTTGCAGCAAAGCTCAATTCTAAGGGGAAGAATGTTTAGCGTTAGGGCCGTGTACTTATGGCCGAGTTCTTCATTGATTCATGATAGATTGGTTAGTGCGAAAGTTAACAATAAATAGTATATTATAATTGCGTCTTTGCAGGTCTGCAGGTGTGGCGTGCGTAATATACCGGTTTTCATGGAGGGGCTTCTGTTGCTGGTTTGTTGAACAGTTTATGCTTTTTATCATGGGAAGGAAGGCATTGGGTTGAGAGAATGAAAATTAAGATATCGTATGCATCTGTTTAGTCAAGCCTCTTTTTTACCTAGTGAATCCTCTCTTTATGTAGACCAGATTAGGTATCCAACTCTCCCCAAACTTTAGTAAGCAAGAGATTTTCTTAAACTTGCTGCGGATATCCTTTCTGGAATTGCACTATTTACTTGAGACTGTAACTCTGTTGTTTGTTGATGTTTCCTATGTTATGCATTGTTTGAATTCTATATGCATCGTTGTCGATGCCCTTGTATCACGCATGCTTGCCCTGATTGACCGAGACCATTCTCCCGATTGTTCATGTCTCTAGCTATAGTTCAAatatttcgaatcttttaattATGAGGTTCCATTATTAGGTTCAGCGTagttttctaaataaaatttatgccTCTGGTTAAATATAACAAAGTTAATTATCTTGACTGGATGTTGAACCATCGCGTGTTTCGGTTGCTAGTTTGAAAACTAATTGTCAAAAAATGATAAAACTAGTCCTATCGGTATTTTCACAATTTGGATCTCGCTTTTGCGCCAGAATATACGGTTATACttctttaatttcataaaaGATACCCAAAATGTGTGACGATTTACATATGGAATAAATTAACGTTctgtttcttttctttgttttctttttttaaaaatcaaaattgcaTCAGTTGTTGAGGATTTACTCCCATGGAACAAACATTTCATCAATTATATTGAGAAAATCTCCCTCATTAattcgaaattttatttaattttccagGTTTTTCAATATTGAAAGTATTATCGCATATAACAACGTGTgtctatattaatttaatagGGTAAAACAGTTTTGTTATATTACTTATCATCTGTGTCAACTTTTATCATCATCAATAAGATTGGTTTTCATTTATTAGATGTGAACACAGTTAAACATGGCAAAACTGGCAATTTTGCAATTGACTTGCCAGTTTCATCATGCCGAATGACTAATATGTTTTTCTAAGTACGATTACAATTTACTTGCCGAGCCTCGTTACCTGAATAAAGCATAATATATATGGCACTCACTACggtataaaaatataatgtttgCTTTTACTACGAATTCATCAAGAtgactcaattaaaatataagcttttccaattatttttttttaaatataagtaTGTTGCATTAAAGTGATGGCAGACAATGATTCTCAATTCTCAAGTGTAGATCattataattaattgaattatttttttaaaaaaatcattaatcaaATGATGATTGCATTTTATCAAGTATTTTAGTGTCTTTTGACACGCAATGCATTCTTACATGTTAAAAATCTTTGTGTAAAAAATCtacatattatattaaaaaaattaataatgatttttttatgttatgagtgatataattatttaatttaaaagtcaaaaatataaataaagataaCTCAATTGATACTCATATTTTAGGAATTTAGGTACTTAATTATGAAGCATGTGTGTTCGAATGTTAGGGAATCTGAAAAACACTTCCAGAGTCACACCAAATCCTTTTATTAAAGGTCATCTCgcttattataataataataataattaaaaaataataataatcataatcaaaaaataataataatcagtGTCATTCGCTCgcttaatataatattaataataacaataataagtGTCTCACCATACGCATTGTATGTTTGtacaactttttatttttttaaatttattttggattttaatcaattttttgtaattagtttaattatattataaaatagaggtaatattataattgttcCTTTAGTGAGAGGTAGAATAGcatgatttaattaaaaattacacaCTAATGTGGATATTAACAAGAAAATGAAAGCCAGAGAAGAGAAAAACACACCAACATTGAAAGTTATTTCTCAAAtcttttcaaacaaaaataataaatctataCTATACACTATTAAATGTGTATGGCATTCGTAATCATGTTTCCTAAAGTGATTATTTTATcaactcaaaaataaaaaataataaatcaaaaaataaaaaataatactctagAAAATGTTAATTAtatacttatattttatataaaaaaattaatatgtttaattaaatttatattaaaatttaattaatatgaatgtATCGTGTATAATTGCAAGTAATGTTTATAAAGATCAAAATTTCCCCATATAAAATacaccatttaaaaaaaaaaaactagtgatcaagattcaagaacacatattatGTGTGTAACATAATAGATATATATTAATGACAAGacacatatataattaataaaacttttatattgaaattttcCATTTAATTACgatattttacaaaattaaatacgAAATGAGATTTAgtaagatgattttttttttaagattataaaatatgaaaatttaaatatgtattagaATAAGATGTGTGAAATatttgacattaaaaaaaaagacttCACCAAAGTTAATTACTATTCAACCCTCTTGGTTAATTAATAGTATAAATTATTAACGAACCGAAACAGATTTGGCATTAAAAAAAGATTTCATCAAAGTTAGTTAATATTCAATCGTCTTGGTTTATTAATAGCAAAAATtggtaaaaagaaaagaaaagaaaagaaaaagaaatatgtaatgatcatattattgcatgattttatattttaatcattCAAATTTTCGTTGAATAATTACACAAAAAATATCTTCAATCCGTTCAacgaaattttcaaatgatatcGATAATACAGATCAagaaatatcataaattaaaaagcAAATTACTCATTTTCACTTGAAAACATGttatatacattaaaaaaaattatataaacacgCAACGcgatcaaataatttattttgcattttcaatttgtttgttagttttttttttcgtttgaaAATAAAGTTTCAAATTCTATGAATCTAGAATTTTCGTACGTGCAGAGAGAGTATACACGTGCGGAAGACAACTGAAAATTGGAAAACCCCAAAATATTGCTTACATCCTCTCAAGTTTAAACCTTTTTGCCCAACTCAAATCCTCCTAGTCTCCCTCTCCAAATGGCGCGCACTCATTCCACATTCAATGCGTCTCGTCTTGCTCTGTATATAAGTCCCTTCTAGGGTTCCTCAAACAGCAAGAGGGGATTGTGAATTCTTGAAACAACTCTTTGTTTATCTTCTCATGTTTGTTTCTGAGCGCCGTCTCAGAAGAATTGCCACcttctaatttttctttaatcttCTTACGGTGCAATTCagtttcttcttttattttggCTCGTTTTTTTGTGCGTCACTTCACGGCATTTGCTGAATTTGGTGATTTTACCAGGACCATCTTGGTAATTTTTCGCAAAACCATCTTGGTAATTTTTCGCAAAGATCAAATCTTTATTGATTTTACGTGTTTGAATGGGTGgagtggtttttttttttggctggGGGAGGGGGGGATTGGACATTAATTCAATTGGTTGAAGGGGTTTGGGGTCCTTTTTTGTGCTGTGATACATTGATTAATGGATGTGTATAACTGTTTTGTCCAGTGTAAAGGGTTGGTGAAGGGGGGAACAACTGCTAAGGTGGAATGAACAGTGTATTCAGTGAAGAGATTCTTGCTGACAAGCTTTCGAAGCTTAACAGCACTCAGCAATGCATAGAAAGTATCTTATCTTCTACTTTTTACTTGGTCATGCCTTTGATTAATCTTCTGGTTTCTTATCATAAGTTGGTTTacttaaatttgtaattttggaAACTGTAGTACTTTCAATGCTCAAAGTGGATTAGGCAGTTTAATAATTAAGTGTAGAGAAGTTGTCCTCGTTTTGAAACTGATCTTTCATGGACATCTTTACTTTCTTGTTATGGTTTCTATGTTTTCATTGCGCTACGGTTGTGTTTATCTTTCTGATCAGGGGTGCAGGCAAAGaaagtcttttttttttaaaatgttagttGGATCTTTATTTAGTCTTGAATTTAACGTCTATAACGGTTACTTAACTGCTGAAACAAATATGTTTGGTAGCCTTTTATTGTAATGTTAGTTCATTTTGTTTGATTTCCATGATTTTCAGTTGACTGATTTCcgttaaattatataaatgttttacACGTGTTCGTGATCATATCATGAACCACTGTCGTTGGATACATGTCCATTTTTCCTTGAATTTCGGTGCTTTACTATTCCATACATTGATTAAATGATCAAATCTTATGTTTtacttgaatttttaatttatccATTTTAAATTACTTTTGCTAAAGTTGTTTTTGTGCAATTGATGGTATGTATCATGGCACGGAGAATGTGTCAAACGTTAGGAACTGCAATAGTATAAATTGGGAGTTGATAACGACTATATAACATTTACAAATCTGTTTTCTCTGCTAGTTTTCTTATGGTATGGAGGTTCCAGAGTTTAAGGATGTTTATTCATGAATTGTGGTTCAAGATACTTGTCTATGTTTTTCTCTCGTGATGGCAAGCCTCATCATACATTTATGTGTggatttttatatatagaaGATCTTCATATTAATTACTTTTGGACAATTTGATCATTAACTCTAACATTCTTTTGTATAGcttgtatttatttattgttcatTTGTAGTTTTATCCACTTTATTGTAATTATGacgataaaaaaatttcataaacagaTAAACTTGTAGTTGTTACATGATATTGTTTCGCGGACGTTTTGTGTAGGTACTTTTTGGAGTTCCTCCTTGCGGGGAACGATTACCTCATGACATAAGCACTGTTTTATTTCCGAAAAATTTCTTACCCTACTTATTTTCCTTCATCTACAGCATTGTCGCACTGGTGCATCTTTCATCGTGGCAAAGCGGAACAGGTTGTTGCGACATGGGATAAACAGTTTCATAGTTCAGAAATGGCTCAAAAAGTTCCTCTTCTGTACCTTGCAAATGACATTCTGCAGAACAGCAAGCGAAAAGGGACTGAATTTGTTACTGAGTTTTGGAAGTTTCTTCCTTCAGCAATCAAAGACGTTGAAAACAAAGGCGACGATCGTGGCAAGAATGCGGTATCCCGGTTGGTGAGTTCATTCTCAGGAGGATGTCACTATTATATGTCTAAGTCTCTCAACCCTCATTGAACttaaacctgattttttttcatgtaatAATTTGTTATATGGAATTGTTTACAAGTATATTTAGGccttcaaatttttaaataatggcTATATCATGTTATAAGGTCAATCTAATGAGCCTTGATAGGCAAACATGGCACATTATATTTGCATTTGTTTATTTGAAATTTCTCATCTGATTATGTCCTTTTATAAAGGTTGGCATATGGGAAGAAAGGAGAGTCTTTGGTTCCCGTGCTCAAAACCTTAGAGACGCAATGCTTGGTATGGAATTGCCTCCACCATTGGAGCTTGGGAAAAAGCGTTCTCGTTCTGTCCGAATAGTTAAAAGGGATTCACGGTCTATAAGAACCGTAAGTTTTATTATGATATTGTTCTTATGCATTATTATGCTGGTCTTTCTGACATTTATTTATCTAATACCAGTGACCCGGTTCCTACAATTTGGATAAAGGGTGCTTACATCTTGAATTATTTGTTTTCAAACCAGAAATTGAGCATAGGCGGCACTACAGAAAAAATAGTGTCTGCTTTTCACTTGGTGCAAAATGAATGCTCCaaagaagatgaagaaatgaATAAATGCAAATCTGCAATTCATCACGTAAGAAAGATGGAAAATGATGTTACCATTGCTTTGACGAAGGGTAAGTTggcatttaaaaaaatacatcttACAGTTTTCAGGAAGGAATTCACTTTTGATTGAAAagcttcaaaattttgaaaaatgaaattcaTGCAAAGCACTTCGTGTACAAAAATCAAGACCCGAAATATGAATTGCAAAAATATTCACAGTTATTCTTGGATAATTTTTTTGACCCATGAATTTTTTGCTGTTTGCTCTCACAGCTAGGGATCCATCGAGGAAGACTCTTGCCAAAGAACTGGAGGAGGAAGAAGTTCTTTTAAAACAGTGCATTGAAAAGCTTAAAGTTGTGGAAGAGAATAGGCTGGCACTCGTGTCTCAGCTACGTGATGCACTATGTGAGCAGGTAGATGAGAAGTTCAAAGTACGAATTTGTTTCAACTATATAACTTtggaatttttcattttttgcttTGACGTGCAATATCAGTGCTGATTTTGTGCTTTTCTTAGGAATCTGAGCTAGAGAATGTCCGGACCCAGATGCAGGTTAGAGATCATCTGCTTACAGTTTTTCGCTTCCGTGCTTCATTTAGAAGAAAGCTGTCTCTCCTTCCTTCactatttttttttggatatgGATTGCTGTCAAATGAATTAATTGGATTGTTTTCCTTGTAAACTTTACCATTGTAATGGTTTGACTGATTTTTGGTAACCTTTATGCATGAACCTGGATTAAAGATAATTTTGAATGCTGTGATAATATCTCTGCCTACATAAACTTTCAGGTAGCGGAAGCTCACGTTGAAGAAGCTGCAAACATGAGAAAGCATTTGGAAGAAAACCTGGTGTTCTCGATCAAACCATCGGCCCCATCATCTTTTGCCAACGCAAAACCAGAACATATGACAAAAAAATCTGCGGCTGCAATTGCAGCTGAGGTTGCGGACAAGCTTACTGCTTCAAGCTCTTCTAAGGACATCATGATATCTGCCCTTTCCTCCTTGGCAGCTGAAGAATCTAAAAATGCTGCGCTAATGAATTTTTTATCATCGACTCCTTTCTCGAAGGCATTCAACAGTTCCTTAACACCAAATTCCATTTCAGATCCTAACTTCGCAGCACAACCAAATCCTGAGAACAGCCCTTATCAATCTCTTATGCCGCAGACCTCGATTCAAGGCCAAATTTCCCACACACCATCTCTCTATCATTCTACACTGAACCCACCCCCGTTCCAATATTTGCAATCACCTTGTGGAAATATGGTCTCATACGAGTATGGGAATCTTCCTCCTCTGCCACCTGTGCCACCTCCGCCTGTACGTCCGTCTTACATGGTTAGCCCAACGGCATCGTTGAACCAGAACCAAATGCATATGGCTCAGCAGCAAATGCATAGCGGTCTTCAGCCATCAACATTATctatgcagcagccgatgccaTTGCCTCAGCAACTTCACGCACCTCCGAATTTTCGCCCTCTAGCTCCAGGTCAGTCTCCAGGAGTTTTATATTACACACACCCTTATCAGTCGCAGTGAGAGAGAAACTTACATAAATTTACCGGCCCATCAAAGGACCGGCTTTTTTCTCGACCATCTGAAActttattttagaaaatgacGGCATAGTTACACAAATCTTTTAACTATTGTATGGGGGTGTCTTATAGTTTTTGGTACGAATAGAAACTTTGGTGGTAATTATCGGGGTGAATCCAGTGTTTCTGTTCGATCGAAAAAATTGTGCTGTAATGAGAAGACTGTAAGAATATAGGCTAGAGGGAGCCGACAATTTTGTATTGCTATATGATGAAGCAATGCTCTTTAATTGTAAAATACACATTCATTTTGATACATATTTGTATTTGTCTTATGTAGATAGGAATTCGAGtaaactttattattattatattaatggGAATCAAGGAAAAGTACATTCTACAAGTT harbors:
- the LOC140963802 gene encoding uncharacterized protein isoform X1; translation: MNSVFSEEILADKLSKLNSTQQCIETLSHWCIFHRGKAEQVVATWDKQFHSSEMAQKVPLLYLANDILQNSKRKGTEFVTEFWKFLPSAIKDVENKGDDRGKNAVSRLVGIWEERRVFGSRAQNLRDAMLGMELPPPLELGKKRSRSVRIVKRDSRSIRTKLSIGGTTEKIVSAFHLVQNECSKEDEEMNKCKSAIHHVRKMENDVTIALTKARDPSRKTLAKELEEEEVLLKQCIEKLKVVEENRLALVSQLRDALCEQVDEKFKESELENVRTQMQVAEAHVEEAANMRKHLEENLVFSIKPSAPSSFANAKPEHMTKKSAAAIAAEVADKLTASSSSKDIMISALSSLAAEESKNAALMNFLSSTPFSKAFNSSLTPNSISDPNFAAQPNPENSPYQSLMPQTSIQGQISHTPSLYHSTLNPPPFQYLQSPCGNMVSYEYGNLPPLPPVPPPPVRPSYMVSPTASLNQNQMHMAQQQMHSGLQPSTLSMQQPMPLPQQLHAPPNFRPLAPGQSPGVLYYTHPYQSQ
- the LOC140963802 gene encoding uncharacterized protein isoform X2 yields the protein MNSVFSEEILADKLSKLNSTQQCIETLSHWCIFHRGKAEQVVATWDKQFHSSEMAQKVPLLYLANDILQNSKRKGTEFVTEFWKFLPSAIKDVENKGDDRGKNAVSRLVGIWEERRVFGSRAQNLRDAMLGMELPPPLELGKKRSRSVRIVKRDSRSIRTKLSIGGTTEKIVSAFHLVQNECSKEDEEMNKCKSAIHHVRKMENDVTIALTKARDPSRKTLAKELEEEEVLLKQCIEKLKVVEENRLALVSQLRDALCEQESELENVRTQMQVAEAHVEEAANMRKHLEENLVFSIKPSAPSSFANAKPEHMTKKSAAAIAAEVADKLTASSSSKDIMISALSSLAAEESKNAALMNFLSSTPFSKAFNSSLTPNSISDPNFAAQPNPENSPYQSLMPQTSIQGQISHTPSLYHSTLNPPPFQYLQSPCGNMVSYEYGNLPPLPPVPPPPVRPSYMVSPTASLNQNQMHMAQQQMHSGLQPSTLSMQQPMPLPQQLHAPPNFRPLAPGQSPGVLYYTHPYQSQ